Proteins found in one Brachyspira murdochii DSM 12563 genomic segment:
- a CDS encoding MATE family efflux transporter has translation MVNFFKSQSTEARRDLILHGSITNTLIMLSIPTLMMTLVQSLIPLMDGLFLNNVTGTIIASSVNFAEPIVNMMTALSQGLGVAAMAIVGQYNGLGDFANAKKISTQIVVTGVLFGIAMGPTLYIVSILVSMNLQTGIKENVYQYLSLYSFVMPMTFLAALYNGIKNANGKPEATFIRSVILLLLKIVFNFIYVYFMHLKIVGSVLASFSTYLIVTAWMYYDLFVKESDDKLSLKDFKFDSSILKELMIIGVPSMLTTFLSNLGFFLINTEVEKYGATILNGQGIANNITTVCFNLPAAFGSAVTTMVSMNIGAKYADKAKKSCYTGMLLSAVTAIILIAIVIPLTPYITILFTREAEDLYVANGALPIFALGVLGFGITMVVQGALIGLGRTRVPLIISILRIWFLRFIFIIVTTKYLSYWAVFWGNLFSNTMSGVIALIIISKVPWVSVINLKTQNSVVLRTRLFIDSLGAKLFPKNIGKRKDYIQKMRNKLSKIKDPVKLVLFREKEIEKIEKMQEREEKAKKREEMRRLERAEWKMQLEEIKEKRDKINQERKEYNENRKREKEEKKLKMKEEVQARREARHKLRDERKAEIEKLKEERKNLKNKNKENDKEI, from the coding sequence ATGGTCAATTTTTTTAAAAGTCAGTCAACAGAGGCGAGGCGTGATTTAATACTTCATGGCTCTATTACTAATACATTAATAATGCTTTCTATACCAACACTGATGATGACTTTAGTTCAGTCATTAATACCGCTTATGGACGGACTTTTTCTTAATAATGTTACAGGTACTATTATAGCAAGCAGTGTAAACTTTGCTGAGCCTATAGTTAATATGATGACAGCATTATCTCAAGGTCTGGGAGTTGCTGCTATGGCGATAGTGGGGCAGTATAACGGGCTTGGAGATTTTGCAAATGCCAAAAAGATATCAACTCAAATAGTAGTTACTGGTGTTTTATTCGGCATTGCTATGGGACCTACACTTTATATTGTAAGTATATTGGTTTCTATGAATTTACAGACCGGCATTAAAGAAAATGTATATCAGTATTTATCATTATACAGTTTTGTTATGCCTATGACATTTTTGGCTGCTTTGTATAATGGTATAAAAAATGCCAATGGTAAGCCGGAAGCTACTTTTATAAGAAGCGTTATACTTCTTCTTCTAAAAATAGTATTTAATTTTATATATGTCTATTTTATGCATTTAAAGATAGTAGGAAGTGTATTAGCATCATTTTCTACATACTTAATAGTTACAGCTTGGATGTATTATGATTTATTTGTAAAAGAGAGCGATGATAAATTATCATTAAAAGATTTTAAATTTGACAGCTCCATTTTAAAAGAACTTATGATAATAGGTGTTCCTTCAATGCTTACTACTTTTTTAAGTAATTTAGGTTTTTTCTTAATTAATACCGAAGTAGAAAAATACGGAGCTACTATATTAAATGGTCAGGGTATAGCCAACAATATAACTACAGTATGTTTTAATTTGCCTGCTGCATTTGGTTCTGCCGTTACAACTATGGTTAGTATGAATATAGGAGCTAAATATGCTGATAAAGCTAAAAAGTCATGCTATACAGGTATGTTATTAAGTGCCGTTACAGCCATTATACTTATAGCCATTGTTATACCTCTTACTCCTTATATCACTATACTATTTACTAGGGAGGCTGAAGATTTATATGTTGCTAATGGAGCTTTGCCTATATTTGCATTAGGTGTATTAGGTTTTGGTATTACTATGGTTGTGCAGGGTGCTTTAATAGGACTTGGAAGAACGAGGGTTCCTCTTATAATTAGTATACTTAGGATATGGTTTTTAAGGTTTATATTTATTATTGTAACTACAAAGTATTTATCATATTGGGCTGTATTTTGGGGGAACTTATTTTCTAATACTATGTCTGGAGTTATAGCACTTATTATTATATCAAAAGTTCCTTGGGTATCTGTTATTAATTTGAAAACTCAAAATAGTGTTGTTTTAAGGACAAGGCTTTTTATAGATTCTTTGGGTGCTAAGCTTTTTCCTAAAAATATCGGTAAAAGAAAAGATTATATTCAGAAGATGAGAAATAAATTGAGCAAAATAAAAGACCCTGTAAAACTTGTACTATTTAGAGAAAAAGAAATAGAAAAAATAGAAAAGATGCAGGAGAGAGAGGAAAAGGCTAAAAAACGAGAAGAGATGAGAAGACTTGAAAGAGCTGAATGGAAGATGCAGCTTGAAGAGATAAAAGAAAAAAGAGATAAGATAAATCAGGAAAGAAAAGAATATAATGAAAATAGAAAAAGAGAAAAAGAAGAGAAAAAATTGAAAATGAAAGAGGAAGTTCAGGCTAGGAGAGAAGCAAGACATAAACTTAGAGATGAAAGAAAGGCAGAAATAGAAAAGTTAAAAGAAGAAAGAAAAAATTTAAAAAATAAAAATAAAGAAAATGATAAAGAGATATAA
- a CDS encoding UvrB/UvrC motif-containing protein, whose product MKCDICGKEKAVLHIQEIIGNERHQINICKECEINGNIMEKCLELEFDNIDTVFPNYRSLPSKKKKKKVANSNKVCKVCGYSLEDFLKTGAVCCPKCYEYLKSDLSKAVKKIHRENKHIGKISNKNLSFRDIELKIEEYKEKIELLIKIENFEEAALIRDKLETLQHDLISKKTKSEKKDVR is encoded by the coding sequence TTGAAATGCGATATATGCGGTAAAGAGAAGGCTGTATTACATATTCAGGAAATTATAGGTAATGAGCGTCATCAGATAAATATATGTAAAGAATGCGAGATTAACGGCAATATTATGGAAAAATGTCTTGAGCTTGAATTTGATAATATTGATACAGTGTTTCCTAATTACAGATCTCTTCCTTCAAAAAAGAAAAAGAAGAAAGTTGCTAATTCTAATAAAGTATGCAAAGTCTGCGGTTATTCTTTGGAAGACTTTTTGAAAACAGGGGCGGTATGCTGTCCTAAATGCTATGAATATTTAAAATCTGATTTGTCTAAAGCTGTTAAAAAAATACATAGAGAGAATAAACATATAGGTAAAATATCTAATAAAAATTTAAGTTTCAGAGATATAGAATTAAAAATAGAAGAGTATAAAGAAAAAATAGAACTGTTAATAAAAATAGAAAATTTTGAAGAGGCTGCTTTAATAAGAGACAAACTTGAAACTCTTCAGCATGATCTAATATCTAAAAAAACTAAGAGCGAAAAAAAAGATGTCCGTTAA
- a CDS encoding AlbA family DNA-binding domain-containing protein, with protein sequence MKIVSGRFFSKSELRNRILRDVIISILFLFIVFLVYIQMRSPIPIKFIFKSLFQDVKTSIVEEYSKIFYPTYYFSMQMTPIFDIVNQAPEAYKILITNFFPKHQFIEKAAMKVGNNYMSITKEGNGYKVVGHIVTNSTESNQYASVPFEQLSIDSFYVKDGKPYIHLIYIANENIAFEYISQFNVNFNDIELKNIENIYAYLVTGNSKITFPVSYNSTNSNTNNNITALDYNAIADIMTKEFNGTNEDMIKVYYKDNVYWGYKGSFSVADNNIEIGIIIPEKALINKIQVPIILFLIVFIAVSVILVVILAIHYIRIIEDLKRNHMNIKKIIEEGENTNVEFKSSLRYDSNTEKINKALEEVIMKSIAAFSNTEGGRLFIGISNDGEILGLEHDYSTLKQANRDFFELHLRTLIETYYGNAFSAEGIRIDFVTEDEKDICIVYIRKGREPVYTKITNKQGAKEEKFYIRVGNSSREIANASEIIAYVKKHFK encoded by the coding sequence ATGAAAATTGTATCTGGCAGATTCTTCTCTAAATCTGAATTAAGAAATAGAATATTAAGAGATGTTATTATATCAATATTGTTCTTATTTATAGTTTTTTTGGTATATATACAAATGAGAAGCCCTATACCTATTAAATTTATTTTTAAATCCCTATTTCAGGACGTAAAAACTTCTATTGTAGAAGAATATTCCAAAATATTTTACCCTACATACTACTTCTCTATGCAGATGACGCCCATATTTGATATAGTAAATCAAGCTCCAGAAGCATATAAAATACTTATAACCAATTTTTTTCCAAAGCATCAGTTTATAGAAAAAGCTGCTATGAAAGTAGGAAATAATTATATGTCTATAACCAAAGAAGGAAACGGATATAAGGTTGTAGGACATATTGTAACCAACAGTACTGAAAGCAATCAGTATGCTTCTGTACCTTTTGAACAATTAAGTATAGATTCTTTCTATGTAAAAGATGGAAAGCCTTATATACATTTAATATACATAGCAAATGAAAATATAGCATTTGAATATATATCTCAGTTTAACGTTAATTTTAATGATATTGAGCTTAAAAACATAGAAAACATTTATGCATATCTAGTAACTGGAAACAGTAAAATTACTTTCCCAGTATCATACAACAGTACAAACAGCAATACAAATAATAATATAACAGCACTTGATTACAATGCTATAGCCGATATTATGACTAAAGAATTTAACGGTACTAATGAAGACATGATAAAAGTATATTATAAAGATAATGTATATTGGGGATATAAGGGTTCATTCTCTGTAGCGGACAATAATATAGAAATAGGCATCATCATACCAGAAAAAGCACTTATAAATAAAATACAGGTTCCTATCATACTATTCTTAATAGTATTTATTGCTGTTAGTGTAATACTTGTTGTTATATTAGCAATACACTATATTAGAATTATAGAGGACCTTAAAAGAAATCACATGAATATAAAGAAAATTATTGAAGAAGGCGAAAACACTAATGTAGAGTTCAAATCCAGCCTGAGATATGACAGCAATACCGAAAAGATTAATAAAGCATTAGAAGAAGTAATCATGAAATCAATAGCTGCATTCAGCAATACAGAGGGAGGAAGATTATTTATAGGCATATCAAATGACGGTGAAATATTAGGGCTTGAACATGACTATAGTACATTAAAACAGGCAAATAGAGATTTCTTTGAGCTTCATTTAAGAACGCTTATTGAAACCTATTATGGAAATGCTTTCTCTGCTGAGGGAATAAGAATTGATTTTGTTACTGAAGATGAAAAAGATATATGTATAGTTTATATTAGAAAGGGAAGGGAGCCTGTATATACTAAAATTACAAATAAACAAGGGGCAAAAGAAGAGAAATTCTATATACGTGTAGGAAACTCTTCAAGAGAAATAGCTAATGCCAGCGAAATAATAGCTTATGTTAAAAAACATTTTAAATAA
- a CDS encoding IspD/TarI family cytidylyltransferase: protein MNTTLVLLIAGNSKRFGGKVKKQFIKVDNKPIFIHTLINMLKFNFDNIVLVSSKDEIKNIKKYIEKEESIKEKAKKNMYYIEGGSERVYSVYNAVVFIKDNIKTDYVFIHDGVRPLVSRKEIKSLYDTVLEHNAAILASKVVDTIKKADDNNNIIETIDRTYLYRAATPQGFKFDNYMTAIEKYINDKNANLATDDAEIYSKYFGNVKIVLCSSNNIKITSKDDLNIFIKLK from the coding sequence ATGAATACAACTTTAGTATTATTAATAGCTGGAAATTCCAAACGTTTCGGCGGTAAAGTAAAAAAGCAGTTCATAAAAGTAGATAATAAGCCAATATTTATACATACTTTAATAAATATGCTTAAATTTAATTTTGATAATATTGTATTGGTAAGTTCTAAAGATGAGATAAAAAATATAAAAAAGTATATAGAAAAAGAAGAGAGTATAAAAGAAAAAGCAAAAAAAAATATGTACTACATAGAAGGCGGAAGTGAGAGAGTATATTCGGTATATAATGCTGTTGTTTTTATAAAAGATAATATAAAGACTGATTATGTATTTATTCATGATGGGGTTAGACCTCTTGTAAGCAGAAAAGAAATAAAATCTTTATATGATACTGTATTGGAGCATAATGCTGCAATATTAGCTTCAAAGGTTGTTGATACCATAAAAAAAGCTGATGATAATAATAATATAATAGAGACTATAGACAGAACATACCTTTATAGGGCAGCTACGCCTCAGGGATTTAAATTTGATAATTATATGACAGCTATTGAAAAATACATCAATGATAAAAATGCCAATCTAGCTACAGATGATGCTGAAATATACAGTAAATATTTTGGAAATGTAAAAATAGTTTTATGTTCATCTAACAATATAAAGATTACAAGCAAAGATGACTTGAATATTTTTATTAAATTGAAGTAA
- a CDS encoding guanido phosphotransferase, which translates to MSVNNSIANWIYQKGNDDNIVLYSKVSIYRNADNIRFFYHMDKDDFTKTETILRTNIEDLNHNFEYIKLVNEPPLNIRILIENLTIPRNKNLVNASLYTDINQSLSLLINSNEHLEIQTIARGLELEDCFNRAYKIENELDKKIDFAYDKKFGFLTSSPDIIGTAMSVNVCLAIPCLIWKTPDNIDYFINECAKMGFEASIKNGLMYIKNNIMIGVTEKFILDGIIEKVKEISEKEKKIRSRIKKLDRIEIEDRIYRSRAILLSARTLKYKELIKYSLWLRVGIDYGILEDLELDTLYYIIAAGRSGHLKQLYQKSNYYKNIDEMRANVIRDILKNK; encoded by the coding sequence ATGTCCGTTAATAACAGCATAGCAAATTGGATATATCAGAAAGGAAATGATGATAATATAGTATTATATTCAAAAGTTTCAATTTATAGAAATGCGGATAATATCCGATTTTTTTATCATATGGATAAAGATGATTTTACTAAAACTGAAACAATTTTAAGAACAAATATAGAAGATTTAAATCATAATTTTGAATATATAAAACTTGTTAATGAGCCTCCTTTGAATATACGAATACTGATAGAAAATCTTACTATACCAAGAAATAAAAATTTGGTTAATGCTTCATTATATACGGATATAAATCAATCTTTATCTTTACTGATAAACTCTAATGAACATTTAGAAATACAGACTATAGCAAGGGGATTAGAGCTTGAGGACTGTTTTAATAGGGCGTATAAGATAGAAAATGAATTAGATAAAAAAATAGATTTTGCTTATGATAAGAAGTTCGGATTTTTAACAAGTTCTCCTGATATAATAGGTACTGCTATGAGTGTAAATGTATGTTTGGCTATACCTTGTCTTATTTGGAAAACTCCTGATAATATAGATTATTTTATTAATGAATGTGCCAAAATGGGTTTTGAAGCTAGTATAAAAAACGGGCTTATGTATATAAAAAATAATATTATGATAGGGGTTACTGAGAAGTTTATACTTGACGGTATTATTGAAAAAGTTAAAGAAATATCGGAAAAAGAAAAAAAAATAAGAAGCAGAATAAAAAAATTAGATAGAATAGAAATTGAAGACAGAATATACAGAAGCAGAGCAATATTATTATCAGCAAGAACTCTTAAATATAAAGAGCTTATAAAGTACAGTTTATGGCTTAGAGTAGGTATTGATTATGGTATACTTGAGGATTTAGAGCTTGATACTTTATATTATATTATAGCGGCTGGAAGAAGCGGACATTTAAAGCAGTTATACCAAAAAAGCAATTATTATAAAAATATAGATGAAATGAGAGCTAATGTTATAAGAGATATTTTAAAAAATAAATGA
- the trxB gene encoding thioredoxin-disulfide reductase — protein sequence MSVYDSIIIGGGPAGLSAMLYLGRALTNSLLIEKKGAGGQMMSTDTVENYLGFPEEISSFELVAKMQQHAEKFSKNEIVYDEVIKIENIKEKIKKVITADGKTYETKTIILAMGGFAKKLGTKGEDTFSAKGVSYCATCDGAFYRNKTVAVVGGGNSAFDEAYFLTRFVNKIYLVHRRKEFRAEPINVKHLTDTGKVEYVLDSVIDEICGDSKVTSIKIKNVADGSIHEQALDGVFIFVGQEPATHFLKDTGIELKESGHIVTNMSTMETNIEGVFACGDSVFKPIRQVANAVGEGAVAAVSATNYLNKA from the coding sequence ATGTCTGTATATGATAGTATTATAATAGGCGGAGGTCCTGCTGGTCTTTCTGCTATGCTGTATTTGGGCAGAGCTTTAACAAACTCGCTTCTAATAGAGAAAAAAGGAGCTGGCGGGCAGATGATGAGTACCGACACTGTTGAAAATTACCTAGGCTTTCCAGAAGAGATAAGCTCTTTTGAACTTGTTGCCAAAATGCAGCAGCATGCTGAAAAGTTTTCTAAAAACGAAATAGTTTATGATGAAGTTATAAAAATAGAAAATATAAAAGAAAAGATAAAAAAAGTTATCACAGCTGACGGAAAAACTTATGAAACAAAAACAATAATACTTGCTATGGGAGGCTTTGCTAAAAAATTAGGAACTAAAGGCGAGGATACTTTCTCAGCAAAAGGAGTTTCATACTGTGCTACCTGTGACGGAGCTTTCTACAGAAATAAAACTGTTGCTGTAGTAGGCGGCGGAAACAGTGCTTTTGATGAGGCTTATTTTCTTACAAGATTTGTTAATAAAATATATTTAGTTCATAGAAGAAAAGAGTTTAGAGCTGAACCTATAAACGTAAAACATTTAACAGATACTGGAAAGGTAGAATATGTACTTGATTCTGTTATAGATGAAATTTGCGGAGACAGTAAAGTTACAAGCATAAAAATAAAAAATGTAGCAGACGGAAGTATTCATGAACAGGCTTTAGACGGAGTATTTATATTCGTAGGACAAGAACCTGCTACTCATTTCTTAAAAGATACTGGAATAGAATTAAAAGAAAGCGGTCATATAGTTACAAATATGTCTACAATGGAAACTAATATTGAAGGCGTATTTGCATGCGGAGATTCTGTATTCAAGCCAATACGTCAGGTTGCCAATGCCGTAGGAGAAGGTGCTGTTGCTGCCGTAAGTGCCACAAATTATCTAAACAAAGCATAA